In Magnetococcales bacterium, one DNA window encodes the following:
- a CDS encoding GNAT family N-acetyltransferase, with protein MSPFLGESWLRVMRDSGAVSDVVAVELGGERIHAGVVRGWGQSRWVLFGSWEPQPQQGLERLFEQARRAGAFAVESRFNMARWPEAVVCAAGGEVSEPFGTYRVDLTQSEADLWKGVHSKHRNVIRRAREQGVEMVVGVDRDGFIETMNATYQRGGRHNPFSAAYFASLFRHMESDMLAVSVHCRGRLQAAALIPFDAERGYFLHGATIDAPELGAANLLHWELMLALKARGVAAYDLGGARLHTDDPRLQGIFRFKERFGGPFEPCCHWRRTVHAGRYAWVRWLEGVRAWSARKRVG; from the coding sequence ATGAGTCCTTTTCTGGGTGAATCCTGGTTGCGGGTCATGCGGGACTCTGGCGCGGTCAGCGATGTGGTGGCTGTGGAGTTGGGGGGGGAGCGGATCCATGCGGGTGTGGTCCGTGGATGGGGTCAATCCCGTTGGGTGCTGTTCGGCAGTTGGGAGCCGCAACCGCAACAGGGGCTGGAACGGCTCTTTGAACAGGCCAGAAGAGCCGGAGCCTTCGCGGTGGAGTCCCGTTTCAACATGGCCCGCTGGCCCGAGGCGGTGGTCTGCGCGGCGGGTGGCGAGGTGAGCGAGCCGTTTGGCACCTATCGGGTGGATTTGACCCAATCCGAGGCGGATCTTTGGAAAGGGGTGCATTCCAAACATCGCAATGTCATACGACGCGCCCGGGAACAGGGGGTGGAGATGGTGGTGGGGGTGGATCGGGATGGATTTATCGAAACCATGAACGCCACCTATCAACGGGGCGGACGCCACAATCCCTTTTCCGCCGCCTATTTCGCCTCCTTGTTCCGGCACATGGAGTCTGACATGCTGGCTGTGAGTGTCCATTGCCGAGGCCGTCTTCAGGCTGCGGCCTTGATTCCTTTCGACGCGGAGCGGGGGTATTTTCTGCACGGGGCGACCATCGACGCGCCGGAGTTGGGGGCGGCCAATCTGTTGCACTGGGAATTGATGCTGGCCTTGAAGGCCCGGGGCGTGGCGGCTTATGATCTGGGCGGGGCGAGACTGCACACGGATGACCCGAGATTGCAGGGGATTTTTCGCTTCAAGGAGCGTTTTGGGGGACCGTTCGAGCCTTGCTGTCATTGGCGACGGACGGTACACGCGGGGCGGTATGCCTGGGTCCGGTGGCTGGAGGGGGTGCGCGCCTGGAGTGCTAGGAAACGGGTGGGTTGA
- a CDS encoding DegT/DnrJ/EryC1/StrS aminotransferase family protein: MSGLFLGPLRPEDLLAVEREPVMAPDGAWFVASGHDAIRLLLRHQRLQPGARVALPALICPTVVSAICAEGLMPDFVDIEPDLCVMSFDENVFARRGFDLILLPHLYGLPHPRTREIRDFARNAGIPLIHDAAQSYGVCLDGKPLVNLDQGGVYSFGPGKATTAATGALVYGLSREAACLWGLDRLARWDPEAHFFMRQRMGLPGRSPSWGWLVRRGLRGSRIQAQAGHRVMRNFSRIEAGRRANWEVLRQWLGTELMGTRNERCSYYKFVFKTPNPEWCPPPEWAVVPWRRVVRHPTAGDLPHYGNPNETLIELSTERSLAEYRTLAAEQGRA, translated from the coding sequence ATGAGTGGTCTGTTTTTGGGGCCGTTGCGACCCGAGGATCTGTTGGCGGTGGAGCGGGAACCGGTGATGGCCCCGGATGGGGCATGGTTTGTGGCTTCGGGTCACGATGCCATCCGTTTGTTGTTGCGTCACCAGAGGCTGCAACCCGGTGCCCGGGTGGCGCTTCCGGCCTTGATCTGTCCCACGGTGGTGAGCGCCATTTGCGCCGAGGGTCTGATGCCGGATTTCGTGGACATCGAGCCGGACCTGTGTGTGATGTCATTCGATGAAAACGTTTTTGCCCGGCGCGGCTTCGATCTGATCCTGTTGCCCCATCTGTATGGATTGCCCCATCCCCGCACCCGCGAGATTCGGGATTTTGCCCGGAATGCGGGCATCCCGTTGATTCACGACGCGGCCCAGTCGTATGGAGTGTGTCTGGATGGGAAACCGCTGGTCAACCTGGATCAGGGGGGGGTGTACAGTTTTGGTCCCGGCAAGGCCACGACGGCGGCCACCGGGGCTTTGGTGTATGGCCTGTCCAGGGAGGCGGCTTGTCTTTGGGGTCTGGATCGATTGGCGCGATGGGATCCGGAGGCCCATTTTTTCATGCGTCAGCGCATGGGGCTGCCCGGGCGTTCCCCCTCCTGGGGATGGCTGGTGAGGCGAGGTTTGCGGGGCAGTCGGATTCAGGCCCAGGCGGGACATCGGGTGATGCGGAATTTTTCCCGGATCGAGGCGGGACGACGGGCCAACTGGGAAGTGTTGCGGCAGTGGCTGGGAACGGAATTGATGGGCACCCGGAATGAGCGTTGTTCTTATTATAAATTTGTCTTCAAGACCCCCAATCCGGAGTGGTGTCCTCCGCCCGAATGGGCTGTGGTGCCGTGGCGACGTGTGGTCCGTCATCCGACGGCAGGGGATTTGCCACACTATGGCAATCCGAACGAAACCCTGATCGAGTTGTCCACGGAACGATCCTTAGCGGAGTATCGCACGCTGGCGGCGGAACAGGGGCGGGCATGA
- a CDS encoding glycosyltransferase family 4 protein: MKATSLGSHHVLVVFHTTFPETRGGINVMIGALAHAWTRQGIRVSLFAPAPWEQKGLSVERFGSITLYKMRLRPYRDSRRPLRGLLGFLAELPVTLWRLHRLMRRERVDVVHFHTPRDYQCVFQLLSLLGGPPGVLTFHGTDALDFARNGPNAQGMLRWIVGRMAALTAVARHYARQIEAAHPGLAPVRVIPNGIPPIEEESVEPCGVDLPQRFWVMVGWIEPPKAQDVAVRAWGEVLKHDRDVHLVIVGDQPFVQPGRPYYPGFFEQVRQLAQDQGAGSRIHWVGSLPRGQVLSVLQRAQGLIFPTHREGMPYVLLEAGAVGLPVVCNRIPPFTDLLEPDRTGVLTPDSDHLALAEAVLRLEADPARRRAMGLAWREQVRREYSREAMAEGYLVLFRELTGKDFGRDRREAGS, from the coding sequence ATGAAGGCAACATCCCTGGGGTCGCATCACGTACTGGTGGTTTTTCACACCACCTTTCCCGAGACGCGGGGCGGGATCAACGTGATGATCGGCGCGTTGGCCCATGCCTGGACCCGTCAGGGAATCCGGGTATCCCTGTTCGCCCCGGCTCCCTGGGAGCAGAAAGGGTTGAGCGTGGAGCGTTTTGGCTCCATCACCTTGTACAAAATGCGCTTGCGACCCTATCGGGACTCCCGACGGCCACTGCGGGGATTGTTGGGTTTTCTGGCGGAATTGCCGGTCACCTTGTGGCGATTGCATCGCCTGATGCGTCGGGAACGGGTGGATGTGGTGCATTTTCACACGCCCCGGGATTATCAATGCGTTTTTCAACTGTTGTCCCTGTTGGGCGGTCCGCCGGGGGTGTTGACTTTTCATGGTACCGATGCCCTGGACTTCGCCAGGAACGGACCAAACGCACAAGGGATGTTGCGTTGGATCGTGGGACGCATGGCGGCGCTCACGGCGGTGGCCCGTCATTATGCCCGGCAGATCGAAGCCGCCCATCCCGGTCTGGCTCCGGTGCGGGTCATTCCCAACGGCATCCCCCCCATCGAAGAGGAGTCGGTGGAACCCTGTGGCGTGGATCTGCCGCAACGCTTTTGGGTGATGGTGGGATGGATCGAACCGCCCAAGGCTCAGGATGTGGCGGTGCGGGCCTGGGGCGAGGTGCTGAAACACGATAGGGATGTGCATCTGGTGATCGTGGGGGATCAACCGTTTGTGCAGCCGGGTCGACCCTATTATCCGGGATTTTTCGAGCAGGTGCGCCAACTGGCCCAGGATCAGGGGGCTGGATCCCGGATCCATTGGGTCGGTTCCCTGCCCCGGGGGCAGGTGCTGTCGGTGCTGCAACGGGCACAGGGATTGATTTTTCCCACCCATCGGGAGGGCATGCCTTATGTGTTGCTGGAAGCCGGCGCGGTGGGTTTGCCGGTGGTGTGCAACCGGATTCCTCCGTTCACCGATCTGTTGGAGCCGGACCGGACCGGCGTGCTGACTCCCGATTCCGATCACCTCGCCCTGGCCGAGGCGGTGTTGCGGTTGGAGGCCGACCCGGCGCGACGACGGGCCATGGGGCTGGCGTGGCGGGAGCAGGTGCGGCGGGAGTACTCCCGGGAGGCCATGGCCGAGGGCTATCTGGTCTTGTTCCGGGAGTTGACCGGCAAGGATTTTGGTCGGGATCGTCGGGAGGCCGGGTCATGA
- a CDS encoding glycosyltransferase yields MERDSRPNPKPPILAFAPHPWDNHWLSRQQLLSRLARRGWPVIYSHGPLNWWERHARPWQQASWFGSIENRECGVGVDRPGRWPCLWDKWPVWNQGVMALHAARLLRAALPHGGKRIVMLFHPMFEPYLRWLKPDWTVYHVYDVYRLMDDWSPAKADMEARLVARADLITASSPGMALQLPNPGPQRARPLPNGADAVRFASTDQAPCPADLATIPTPRIGYVGNINPKLDLEMITSVADRHPDWHWVFLGPVYMNSPRERDRAAKAAWEQLRQRPNIHYLGLKSREELPAYVVHMDVNIIAYKIARVEEGSPEDWVVHGYPTKLHEYLATGKPVVAAPQHALLEFTDVVRIAAEPDAWETALAEAIGGQGVGTPATRRARALENTWDSRVERLETWLEALCDNRS; encoded by the coding sequence ATGGAGCGCGACTCAAGGCCAAACCCGAAACCCCCGATCCTGGCCTTTGCCCCCCATCCCTGGGACAATCACTGGTTGAGCCGGCAGCAACTGCTCTCCCGTCTGGCCCGTCGGGGATGGCCGGTGATCTACAGTCACGGACCGTTGAACTGGTGGGAACGTCACGCCCGCCCATGGCAACAGGCGTCGTGGTTCGGCTCCATCGAAAACCGGGAGTGCGGGGTCGGGGTGGATCGTCCGGGCCGTTGGCCCTGTTTGTGGGACAAGTGGCCGGTCTGGAATCAGGGGGTGATGGCCCTGCACGCCGCACGCCTGTTGCGCGCCGCGCTTCCCCATGGCGGAAAACGCATCGTCATGCTGTTTCATCCCATGTTCGAGCCGTATCTGCGCTGGCTCAAGCCCGACTGGACCGTCTATCATGTGTATGATGTCTATCGTCTGATGGACGACTGGTCCCCGGCCAAAGCCGACATGGAGGCCCGACTGGTGGCCCGGGCGGATCTGATCACCGCCTCTTCTCCGGGCATGGCGCTGCAACTGCCCAATCCCGGCCCGCAGCGCGCCCGACCGCTACCCAACGGGGCGGACGCGGTTCGCTTCGCCTCGACGGATCAGGCCCCCTGCCCGGCGGATCTGGCCACCATCCCCACTCCCCGCATCGGTTATGTGGGCAACATCAATCCCAAACTCGACTTGGAGATGATCACCAGCGTGGCGGATCGCCATCCGGATTGGCATTGGGTCTTTCTGGGACCGGTCTACATGAACAGCCCGAGGGAGCGGGACCGGGCGGCCAAGGCGGCCTGGGAACAGTTGCGACAACGCCCCAACATCCATTATCTGGGTCTGAAATCCCGGGAAGAACTGCCCGCGTATGTGGTTCACATGGATGTCAACATCATCGCCTACAAAATCGCCCGGGTCGAAGAGGGCTCACCGGAAGATTGGGTGGTGCATGGTTATCCCACCAAACTGCATGAATATCTGGCCACGGGAAAACCCGTGGTGGCAGCGCCCCAACACGCACTGCTGGAGTTCACCGATGTGGTCCGGATCGCGGCAGAGCCAGACGCCTGGGAAACCGCCCTGGCCGAAGCCATTGGGGGTCAGGGGGTGGGCACACCCGCCACCCGTCGCGCCCGCGCCCTGGAAAACACCTGGGACAGCCGGGTGGAGCGACTGGAAACTTGGCTGGAGGCGTTGTGCGACAATCGGAGTTGA
- a CDS encoding AAA family ATPase → MDPLPLTKRQIEILKLIQTGCSNKEVARRLDISDGTVKQHLVEIFRRLKVNNRTKAAQLVTRAEEESFFLTSLKEDEPVRSHAPVKASISLAALQPMHCVQIRPRLVRELVHRLGGERFNRFNRHIREVCDQAARRFEGVVQGSIEGPLLLFGVRFMREDDPLRAVCCASMVVESLDPEWSGLFPDHPPVEITIYSVPVITCSDGKTTTIQGELVLPESGDTPHVTIGHGIRLSAETGRELGRLFVRHGVLSSLFPGCGALAGHVFAGEDWTLDPHFVGRDTELEELHRRLAKALNGDSETTLVVGEAGFGETRLVQQLQLETATRKDTRWLIGTCHTVVRQVPLHPFLPVLESLARTDPGLTPAQRWEQVEVWVNLLPAPLNRSGKRLLAWIREVEPLPRMQPGDALYEELLDFLVGVMPSSPGAVVLYLDNLQWMDPCTRLLLPGLAHRLNGSHVWLLGAGRKAELRTLANQPAIHMLSLMRLPNREILRLLKQMPVAKRLDALQIDLLLEWSRGVPLFAVEIANHLAGMKKSALQEKIHSHDLFPESLLCMVMERLHALVGMDWKVMRALAASHAEVAMEQVLAWNLHGDSQATEAVVFHLDQAGLLKVVERGTRRFITFGNEMVRAAIRKTMPAGDLLD, encoded by the coding sequence ACATTTCCGATGGCACGGTCAAACAGCATCTGGTGGAGATTTTCCGGCGTCTCAAGGTCAACAACCGGACCAAGGCGGCTCAACTGGTCACCCGTGCCGAAGAGGAGTCCTTTTTCTTGACCTCCTTGAAAGAAGATGAACCGGTGCGGAGTCATGCTCCGGTCAAGGCCAGCATCTCCTTGGCCGCGTTGCAACCCATGCACTGTGTGCAGATCCGACCCCGTTTGGTCCGGGAGTTGGTGCATCGGCTCGGGGGCGAGCGGTTTAATCGCTTCAACCGTCACATCCGGGAGGTGTGCGATCAGGCGGCGCGTCGTTTCGAGGGGGTGGTGCAAGGCAGCATCGAAGGTCCGCTGCTGCTGTTCGGGGTCCGTTTCATGCGCGAGGACGACCCCTTGCGGGCGGTCTGTTGCGCGAGCATGGTGGTGGAGTCGTTGGATCCGGAGTGGTCCGGACTGTTCCCCGATCATCCCCCGGTGGAGATCACCATCTATTCCGTGCCGGTGATCACCTGCTCGGATGGAAAAACCACCACCATCCAGGGAGAACTGGTCCTGCCGGAAAGCGGTGATACGCCTCATGTGACCATTGGTCACGGGATCAGACTGTCGGCGGAAACCGGGCGGGAGTTGGGCCGTCTGTTTGTGCGCCATGGGGTGCTTTCTTCTTTGTTTCCAGGGTGCGGAGCGTTGGCGGGTCATGTCTTCGCTGGGGAGGATTGGACCCTGGATCCCCATTTTGTGGGGCGGGATACGGAACTCGAAGAGTTGCATCGCAGATTGGCCAAGGCGTTGAATGGCGACTCGGAGACCACCCTGGTGGTGGGAGAGGCGGGATTCGGTGAAACCCGGCTGGTGCAACAGTTGCAATTGGAGACTGCGACCCGCAAGGATACCCGCTGGTTGATCGGTACTTGTCACACGGTGGTGCGACAGGTGCCGTTGCATCCGTTTTTGCCGGTTTTGGAGAGTCTGGCCAGAACCGATCCCGGCTTGACGCCGGCGCAACGCTGGGAGCAGGTGGAGGTGTGGGTGAATCTTCTGCCCGCCCCCCTCAACCGGAGCGGCAAACGGTTGCTCGCCTGGATCCGGGAGGTGGAGCCATTGCCCCGCATGCAGCCCGGGGATGCGCTGTATGAGGAGTTGTTGGATTTTTTGGTTGGGGTGATGCCTTCGTCCCCGGGGGCGGTGGTGTTGTATCTGGATAATTTGCAATGGATGGATCCGTGTACCCGACTGTTGTTGCCGGGTCTGGCCCATCGTCTGAACGGCAGCCATGTCTGGTTGCTGGGCGCGGGGAGAAAGGCGGAGTTGCGCACTTTGGCCAATCAACCTGCCATTCACATGCTGTCGTTGATGCGTTTGCCCAACCGGGAGATCCTGCGACTCTTGAAACAGATGCCCGTGGCCAAACGACTCGACGCCTTGCAGATCGATCTGTTGCTGGAGTGGAGTCGGGGGGTGCCCCTGTTTGCGGTGGAGATTGCCAACCATTTGGCCGGCATGAAAAAATCCGCCCTTCAGGAGAAGATCCACTCCCATGATCTGTTTCCGGAATCCTTGCTGTGCATGGTGATGGAACGGTTGCACGCCCTGGTGGGCATGGATTGGAAAGTGATGCGCGCCCTGGCGGCCAGCCATGCGGAAGTCGCCATGGAGCAGGTGTTGGCCTGGAATCTCCATGGGGATTCTCAGGCCACCGAGGCGGTGGTCTTCCATCTGGATCAGGCGGGACTGCTCAAGGTGGTGGAACGGGGAACGCGACGCTTCATCACCTTTGGCAATGAGATGGTACGCGCCGCCATTCGCAAGACCATGCCGGCAGGCGATCTGCTGGATTGA